A single region of the Synechococcus sp. HK05 genome encodes:
- a CDS encoding NADH-quinone oxidoreductase subunit M, with product MLLTSLLLIPFLGTLALLAWPGSPTPAQLRQITIGILVAQLALSLLTALQFDPSVAGLQLTEHHSWVPGIGLDYALGVDGLSLPLVLINGALTLVSAVITRDINKRPRLYFAMLLLISGAVNGAFLADNLLLFFLFYELELIPLWLLISVWGGVNRAYAATKFLIFTAVSGMLILGAFLGLALLTGSVDFSLTPVLSERLAMGGQLWLLGAILIGFGIKIPLVPLHNWLPDAHTQASTPVSVLLAGVLLKLGTYGLLRFGLQLFPEAWALLAPGLAIWAAVSVLYGSLAAIAQTDMKRMVAYSSVGHMGYVLLAAAADTPVSLLGAVFQMVSHGLISALLFLLVGIVYRKTGTRDLEVLRGLLNPERGLPLTGSLMIVAVMASAGLPGMAGFISEFLVFRGSIGAFPLATLLSMVGSGLTAVYFLLLVNRAFFGRLAITPPSGDATADARLDVQLSSVAPRETIPALALAASIVFIGVVPSSLGNLSEVASTALANLTAGVS from the coding sequence ATGTTGTTGACCTCCCTGCTGCTGATCCCCTTCCTCGGGACCCTGGCTCTCCTGGCTTGGCCCGGCAGCCCCACGCCTGCACAACTGCGGCAGATCACGATCGGGATCCTGGTTGCCCAGCTGGCGCTGAGCCTGCTCACCGCCCTGCAGTTCGACCCCAGCGTGGCGGGATTGCAGCTCACGGAACACCACAGCTGGGTACCGGGCATCGGCCTGGATTACGCCCTGGGGGTGGATGGCCTGTCGCTTCCGTTGGTGCTGATCAATGGAGCGCTCACGCTGGTGTCGGCCGTGATCACGCGCGACATCAACAAGCGCCCGCGGCTGTATTTCGCGATGCTGCTATTGATCAGCGGTGCGGTGAATGGGGCCTTCCTGGCCGACAACCTGCTGCTGTTCTTCCTCTTCTATGAGCTGGAGCTCATCCCACTCTGGCTGCTGATCTCGGTGTGGGGCGGCGTGAACCGTGCTTATGCAGCCACCAAATTTCTGATCTTCACGGCCGTGTCGGGGATGCTGATCCTCGGCGCCTTCCTGGGGCTGGCCCTGCTCACCGGCAGCGTGGATTTCAGCCTCACGCCGGTGCTGAGCGAACGGCTGGCGATGGGCGGCCAGTTGTGGCTGCTGGGGGCCATCCTGATCGGCTTCGGCATCAAGATTCCATTGGTGCCGCTGCACAACTGGCTGCCCGATGCCCACACCCAGGCCTCCACGCCGGTGTCGGTGTTGCTGGCCGGGGTGCTGCTGAAGCTCGGCACCTATGGCCTGCTGCGCTTTGGCCTGCAGCTGTTCCCGGAGGCCTGGGCCTTGCTGGCACCAGGTCTGGCGATCTGGGCCGCCGTATCGGTGCTCTATGGATCTCTCGCTGCCATCGCCCAGACCGACATGAAGCGGATGGTGGCCTACAGCTCCGTGGGCCATATGGGCTACGTGCTGCTGGCAGCGGCGGCCGATACCCCCGTAAGCCTGCTAGGGGCGGTGTTCCAGATGGTGAGCCACGGTTTGATCTCGGCGTTGCTGTTCCTGCTCGTGGGCATCGTGTACCGGAAAACCGGCACCCGTGATCTCGAGGTGCTGCGGGGCCTGCTGAATCCGGAGCGGGGCCTGCCCCTCACGGGCTCGCTGATGATCGTGGCGGTGATGGCCAGTGCGGGCCTGCCGGGCATGGCGGGCTTCATCTCCGAGTTTCTGGTGTTCCGCGGCAGCATTGGTGCCTTCCCCTTGGCCACGCTGCTGTCGATGGTGGGCTCGGGCCTCACAGCGGTGTATTTCCTGCTGCTGGTGAACCGCGCCTTCTTCGGGCGGCTGGCGATCACCCCCCCCAGTGGCGATGCCACTGCCGACGCACGCCTGGATGTGCAGCTGAGCTCGGTGGCCCCCCGTGAAACCATCCCCGCCCTGGCCCTGGCGGCCAGCATCGTGTTCATCGGCGTGGTGCCCAGCAGCCTGGGGAACCTGAGCGAAGTGGCCAGCACAGCCCTGGCCAACCTCACAGCAGGAGTGAGCTGA
- a CDS encoding carboxysome peptide B: MEIMQVMGSLVCTNRVEGFAHQNLRILRTSKGKLNVACDPVGASPGNWVFTASGSAARHATGNANLFTDLTIGGIIDHWSPDG; the protein is encoded by the coding sequence ATGGAAATCATGCAGGTGATGGGCTCGCTGGTCTGCACCAATCGGGTGGAGGGCTTTGCCCACCAGAACCTGCGCATCCTGCGCACCTCCAAGGGCAAGCTCAACGTGGCCTGCGACCCGGTAGGAGCCTCTCCCGGGAACTGGGTGTTCACCGCCAGCGGGTCCGCCGCCCGCCATGCCACGGGCAACGCCAACCTTTTCACCGATCTCACGATCGGCGGAATCATCGACCACTGGTCGCCCGACGGCTAA
- a CDS encoding ribulose bisphosphate carboxylase small subunit, producing the protein MPFKSTVGDYQTVATLETFGFLPPMTQDEIYDQIAYIIAQGWSPLVEHVHPSRSMATYWSYWKLPFFGEKDLSVIVNELEACHRAYPDHHVRLVGYDAYTQSQGACFVVFEGR; encoded by the coding sequence ATGCCTTTCAAGAGCACCGTGGGTGACTACCAAACAGTCGCCACCCTGGAGACCTTCGGCTTCCTCCCGCCGATGACCCAGGACGAGATCTACGACCAGATCGCGTACATCATTGCCCAGGGTTGGAGCCCGCTCGTTGAGCACGTCCACCCCAGCCGCTCCATGGCCACCTATTGGTCCTATTGGAAGCTGCCCTTCTTCGGTGAGAAGGATCTGAGCGTCATCGTGAACGAGCTCGAGGCTTGCCACCGCGCATACCCCGACCACCACGTGCGTCTCGTGGGCTACGACGCCTACACCCAGAGCCAAGGCGCTTGCTTCGTGGTGTTCGAAGGCCGCTGA
- a CDS encoding CsoS2 family carboxysome shell protein, with translation MATKSSREAALERRKALTEGGKQAAKRHSSGGGRVRTAADARPTRTNAAPAQATAPVAPAPAAPAAPARSLSVAAPARTGSAKRVSNPSRDLVLARREALSRGGKRASQSKDRTRMDVARETSKPAAAAPAAEHKCKCQDKQPETSSRQRETTATLSLSSRGSAGAPSSNRPATRKASAQHNPSRALVLARREALSKRGKSASGTSKTGPAAVARQINPDLSARELSQKVRELKSKTGAAGTARNAGTRPSGPNRHGAKQAAEASLKVGVSETLSGQVVTGTQANRSVKTTGNEAATCRTITGTEYLGAEVFQTFCGTQPAAPIQPAKVRVTATTHGNRVTGNEVGRSEKVTGDEPGTCKSITGTEYVSANQSAAYCGGATPSVRKVGRSQTLGGQAVSGVMVGRSEKVTGDEPGSGRQLTGDQYLGAEAPAAGQAPAKVNSFNTLRGTGVTGTAVGRSQNVTGDEPGSCRNVTGDEYIGSEQFQGFCGDRPAPEAAKVGFSITNRNQVVSGTRTGRSSKVTGDEPGTCKVVTGTPYAGLEQAGDFCNANAVRATRERTAVRNASRMTGIQPGIGGVMTGAERGACEDVTGTPYVGADQQTAACGTAPSRDADFPQALNQAAWQQFSVQSPARAAQVERERTGAVTGSTYEQGGRITGPFDMAGGKVTGTEQFRFDRRADQRLAAANDMAPVSMDEDLRPASRVTGEGSGTKITGDDWDRGERVTGTEGSSARRRNPTRVGPMSAMPGQQNKRNQDVPPPNSKITGSSGSTDQGSLITVSGGARG, from the coding sequence ATGGCCACTAAATCGAGTCGCGAAGCAGCCCTGGAGCGCCGTAAGGCCCTCACGGAAGGTGGCAAACAAGCTGCCAAGCGCCACAGCTCCGGTGGTGGTCGCGTGCGCACAGCAGCCGATGCGCGCCCGACCCGCACCAATGCCGCTCCGGCTCAAGCCACCGCTCCAGTAGCGCCTGCGCCTGCAGCACCAGCCGCTCCCGCCCGCAGCCTGAGCGTGGCCGCACCGGCCCGCACGGGTTCCGCCAAGCGCGTCAGCAACCCCAGTCGTGATCTGGTGCTGGCCCGTCGCGAGGCCCTCTCTCGCGGTGGCAAGCGAGCCAGCCAATCCAAGGACCGCACCCGCATGGATGTGGCCCGCGAAACCAGCAAACCCGCTGCCGCCGCACCTGCCGCGGAGCACAAGTGCAAGTGCCAGGACAAGCAACCTGAAACCAGCAGCCGTCAGCGCGAAACGACGGCAACCCTGTCACTGAGTAGCCGGGGTAGTGCAGGTGCTCCCAGCAGCAACCGCCCGGCCACCCGCAAGGCTTCCGCACAGCACAACCCCAGTCGTGCTCTGGTGCTGGCTCGCCGCGAGGCTCTCTCCAAGCGGGGCAAATCCGCCAGTGGCACCAGCAAAACAGGTCCGGCCGCTGTGGCCCGTCAGATCAACCCTGATCTGAGCGCCCGCGAGCTCTCCCAGAAAGTGCGCGAGCTCAAGAGCAAAACCGGTGCCGCCGGCACCGCTCGCAATGCCGGCACCCGCCCTTCCGGCCCCAACCGCCACGGCGCCAAGCAGGCCGCCGAAGCCTCCCTCAAGGTGGGCGTGAGCGAAACCCTCTCCGGCCAAGTCGTCACCGGCACCCAAGCCAACCGTTCGGTGAAGACCACCGGCAACGAGGCCGCCACCTGCCGCACCATCACCGGCACCGAATATCTCGGTGCGGAGGTGTTCCAAACCTTCTGCGGCACCCAACCCGCCGCTCCGATCCAGCCGGCCAAGGTGCGTGTCACCGCCACCACCCACGGCAACCGCGTGACCGGCAACGAAGTGGGTCGCAGCGAAAAAGTCACCGGTGATGAGCCCGGCACCTGCAAGAGCATCACGGGTACGGAGTACGTGTCGGCCAACCAGTCCGCCGCCTATTGCGGCGGTGCCACCCCCTCTGTGCGCAAGGTGGGTCGCAGTCAGACCCTGGGCGGTCAGGCCGTGAGCGGTGTGATGGTGGGCCGCAGCGAGAAGGTCACCGGTGATGAGCCCGGCTCCGGCCGTCAACTCACAGGCGATCAATACCTGGGCGCCGAGGCTCCGGCCGCGGGTCAAGCCCCCGCGAAGGTGAACAGCTTCAACACCCTGCGCGGCACCGGTGTGACCGGCACCGCCGTGGGCCGCAGCCAGAACGTGACCGGTGATGAACCGGGCAGCTGCCGCAATGTGACCGGTGACGAATACATCGGTAGCGAGCAATTCCAGGGCTTCTGCGGTGATCGCCCCGCGCCTGAAGCGGCCAAAGTTGGCTTCAGCATCACCAACCGCAACCAGGTGGTAAGCGGCACCCGCACCGGCCGTTCCTCGAAGGTGACTGGCGATGAGCCCGGCACCTGCAAGGTGGTGACCGGCACTCCCTATGCAGGCCTCGAGCAAGCCGGCGACTTCTGCAACGCCAACGCCGTGCGCGCCACCCGCGAACGCACCGCCGTGCGCAACGCCAGCCGCATGACCGGCATTCAGCCCGGGATCGGCGGTGTGATGACCGGCGCAGAGCGTGGCGCCTGTGAAGACGTAACCGGTACCCCCTATGTGGGTGCTGATCAGCAGACCGCCGCCTGCGGCACTGCCCCCAGCCGCGATGCTGATTTTCCTCAGGCCCTGAATCAGGCCGCCTGGCAGCAGTTCAGCGTTCAATCCCCCGCCCGCGCTGCCCAAGTGGAGCGTGAGCGCACCGGCGCGGTAACCGGCAGCACCTACGAGCAAGGCGGGAGAATCACCGGCCCTTTTGACATGGCCGGCGGCAAGGTGACCGGCACGGAGCAATTCCGTTTCGATCGCCGCGCCGACCAGCGTCTTGCCGCCGCCAACGACATGGCTCCGGTGAGCATGGATGAGGATCTGCGCCCCGCCTCCCGGGTCACCGGTGAGGGCTCCGGCACCAAGATCACCGGCGACGACTGGGATCGTGGTGAGCGCGTGACCGGCACCGAGGGCAGCTCCGCCCGCCGGCGCAATCCCACCCGTGTGGGCCCGATGAGCGCCATGCCTGGTCAACAGAACAAGCGCAACCAGGACGTTCCCCCTCCCAACAGCAAGATCACCGGCTCCAGCGGCAGCACCGATCAGGGTTCCCTGATCACGGTGTCCGGCGGCGCCCGCGGCTGA
- a CDS encoding carboxysome shell carbonic anhydrase — translation MSPTAPRRRFGSNGSTEAQDQPLAELNPSSSLSKVLRQRELANAARVGNSRSSRMAAATTAPPQTSSSSPRRVRPVATQVVIKPAQRSFGGLHPLSNGQANAALRAYEERTLGAFDRVVPVLKRISALQHEPDFIAQAQRLAVAELGHELPQPVLDTAWTSQLDMRTLFAWCVFEAYEQTSLAFFNNDPLAAQAGSTDAEAFNAFLLECGFHLLDITPCADGRLAHAIAYALRLPFSSVRRRSHAGAMFDVENTVDRWVKTEHRRYRESVPNPAHNDTRYLKVVVYHFSSKDPCHEGCAAHGSDDKAAAAQGLQRLKDFQQAVENSFCCGASVDLLLLGMDTDTDAIRVHVPGRDGSTDLETWLDAQAVYDATRNLPAEQARTTIQELVHGAAAATPDAGMVQLIARLIEHNLSQIDYVRQYHGGSYSDFGHAERFIGVGIGFKEVHLRNLTYFAYMDTVEEGAPDLDVGVKIFKGLNVSRGLPIPVVLRFDYHGAVPGARERAITHCERVKSAIEARYSDLCAQGLLHTLLTVRDRDRHVPAETVSSSITFNTGGGH, via the coding sequence ATGAGCCCTACGGCTCCCCGACGCCGCTTCGGCAGCAACGGGAGTACCGAGGCTCAAGATCAACCGCTCGCTGAGCTCAATCCCAGCTCTTCACTGAGCAAAGTGCTGCGGCAGCGCGAACTGGCCAACGCGGCCCGCGTGGGGAATTCCCGCAGCAGCCGCATGGCGGCCGCAACAACCGCACCCCCCCAGACCAGCAGCAGCTCGCCTCGGAGGGTGCGTCCTGTGGCGACTCAGGTGGTGATCAAGCCGGCCCAGCGCTCCTTCGGTGGGTTGCATCCCCTGAGCAATGGCCAAGCCAACGCCGCTCTGCGGGCATACGAAGAGCGCACCCTCGGTGCCTTTGATCGGGTGGTGCCGGTGCTGAAGCGGATTTCCGCTCTGCAACACGAGCCTGATTTCATCGCCCAGGCGCAACGCCTGGCCGTGGCTGAACTAGGCCACGAGCTGCCCCAGCCGGTGCTCGACACGGCCTGGACCAGTCAGCTCGACATGCGCACCCTGTTTGCCTGGTGCGTGTTCGAGGCCTATGAGCAAACCAGCCTCGCCTTCTTCAACAACGACCCTCTCGCTGCCCAGGCCGGCAGCACCGACGCAGAAGCCTTCAACGCCTTCCTGTTGGAGTGCGGGTTCCATCTGCTCGACATCACCCCCTGCGCCGATGGGCGCCTAGCCCACGCCATCGCCTACGCCCTTCGCCTCCCCTTCAGCTCCGTGCGTCGCCGCTCCCACGCAGGCGCCATGTTCGATGTGGAGAACACGGTGGATCGCTGGGTGAAGACCGAGCACCGCCGCTACCGCGAAAGCGTTCCCAACCCAGCCCACAACGACACCCGCTACCTGAAGGTGGTGGTGTACCACTTCAGCTCGAAAGATCCCTGCCACGAGGGCTGCGCCGCCCACGGCAGCGACGACAAGGCTGCAGCGGCCCAGGGACTGCAACGCCTCAAGGATTTTCAGCAGGCCGTGGAGAACAGCTTCTGCTGTGGTGCCTCCGTGGATCTGCTGCTGCTGGGCATGGACACCGATACCGACGCGATCCGTGTGCACGTGCCAGGCCGCGATGGCAGCACCGACCTCGAAACCTGGCTCGATGCCCAGGCGGTGTACGACGCCACCCGCAACCTGCCGGCGGAGCAGGCCCGCACCACGATCCAGGAGCTGGTGCATGGCGCCGCGGCCGCCACGCCCGACGCCGGGATGGTGCAGCTGATCGCCCGCTTGATCGAGCACAACCTCTCCCAGATCGACTACGTGCGCCAGTACCACGGCGGCAGCTACAGCGATTTCGGCCATGCCGAGCGCTTCATTGGCGTGGGAATCGGCTTCAAGGAAGTGCACCTGCGCAACCTCACCTATTTCGCCTACATGGACACGGTGGAAGAGGGTGCTCCCGATCTCGATGTGGGGGTGAAGATCTTCAAGGGTCTGAATGTGTCGCGCGGGTTGCCGATCCCCGTGGTGTTGCGCTTCGACTACCACGGTGCCGTTCCCGGTGCCCGTGAGCGAGCGATTACCCACTGCGAGCGTGTAAAGAGCGCCATCGAGGCGCGCTACAGCGACCTCTGCGCCCAGGGGCTGCTGCACACGTTGCTCACCGTGCGCGATCGCGACCGGCACGTGCCGGCCGAAACCGTAAGTTCCTCAATCACGTTCAACACCGGAGGGGGGCACTGA
- a CDS encoding NAD(P)H-quinone oxidoreductase subunit F, producing MSDALPLPLQLIWLVPLYGFSGMLLSLPWATGWIKRNGPRPAAYLNLLVTLLAVLHGSLAISEVVALGPQHLDFPWFQAADLDLRIGFDLSLTNLAALELVTTMSLVCQVFALGYLDKEWSLARFYALVGFFEGAMSGVVLSSNLFMSYFLLEMLTLSTYLLVGFWYAQPLVVTAARDAFLTKRVGDVLLLMGVVAVSAWAGSMEFDDLYAWAAQAREQNLITPLAGTLLGLGLIAGPMGKCAQFPMHLWLDEAMEGPNPASILRNSVVVTCGAIVLLKLMPVVAVSPIATDVLLVVGSISAVGGGLVAIAQVDLKRAFSYSTTSYLGLVFIAIALQQPGLALLLLFAHGLARALQFMSVGSIIATTNCQDLTELGGIGTRMPATATAFLVGSAGVVGLLPLGGFWCYGLLVEDFSHLAPGFAVIFLITNVLAAANVARVYRSVFLGPAMPKTKRTPEANWLMALPMVSLTVIVLLLPAIMQRIDPVPGINAFSLPVAAAVVASGVLGVVLGTLTPLDSFWSRSRQPVVRVVQDLLAYDFYTPEIYRRTVVNLVASMARFTRWFDIQVIKGGVDGIGRLSMATANGLKLTVSGQLQSYVLTVIVAVVVFIGALQVVRGGV from the coding sequence TTGAGCGACGCTCTCCCGCTTCCGCTGCAATTGATCTGGCTGGTGCCGCTTTACGGCTTCAGCGGCATGCTGCTGTCGCTGCCCTGGGCCACCGGCTGGATCAAGCGCAACGGGCCTCGGCCCGCGGCGTATCTCAACCTGCTGGTCACCCTGCTGGCGGTGTTGCACGGCAGCCTGGCCATCTCCGAGGTGGTGGCCCTTGGCCCCCAACACCTCGACTTTCCCTGGTTTCAAGCGGCCGATCTCGATCTGCGCATCGGCTTCGACCTCTCCCTCACCAACCTGGCCGCCCTCGAGCTCGTCACCACGATGAGCCTCGTGTGCCAGGTGTTCGCGCTCGGCTACCTCGATAAGGAGTGGTCGTTGGCCCGCTTCTACGCCCTGGTGGGCTTTTTCGAAGGTGCCATGAGTGGCGTGGTGCTGAGCAGCAATCTGTTCATGAGCTATTTCCTGCTGGAGATGCTCACCCTCTCCACCTATCTGCTGGTGGGCTTCTGGTACGCCCAGCCCCTGGTGGTCACAGCCGCCCGCGATGCCTTTCTCACCAAGCGCGTGGGGGATGTGCTGCTGCTGATGGGCGTGGTGGCCGTATCGGCCTGGGCCGGCTCGATGGAGTTCGACGACCTCTATGCCTGGGCAGCCCAGGCCCGCGAACAAAACCTGATCACGCCCCTGGCCGGCACCCTCCTGGGCCTGGGCCTGATCGCCGGCCCCATGGGCAAATGCGCCCAATTCCCCATGCACCTCTGGCTCGATGAAGCCATGGAGGGGCCCAACCCCGCCTCGATCCTGCGCAACTCGGTGGTGGTGACCTGCGGCGCCATCGTGCTGTTGAAGCTGATGCCGGTGGTGGCTGTGTCGCCGATCGCCACCGATGTGTTGCTGGTGGTGGGCAGCATCAGCGCCGTTGGTGGTGGCCTGGTGGCCATCGCCCAGGTGGATCTCAAGCGCGCCTTCAGCTACTCCACCACGTCGTATCTGGGGCTGGTGTTCATCGCCATCGCCCTGCAGCAACCGGGGCTGGCGCTGCTGCTGCTGTTCGCCCACGGCCTGGCCCGTGCCCTGCAATTCATGAGCGTGGGCAGCATCATCGCCACCACCAACTGCCAAGACCTCACTGAACTCGGCGGCATTGGCACACGGATGCCGGCCACGGCCACGGCCTTTCTTGTCGGAAGCGCCGGCGTGGTGGGGCTCCTGCCCCTGGGGGGGTTCTGGTGCTACGGGCTGCTGGTGGAGGATTTCAGCCATCTGGCACCCGGCTTTGCCGTGATCTTCCTGATCACCAACGTGCTGGCTGCCGCGAATGTGGCGCGGGTGTATCGCTCGGTGTTCCTGGGCCCGGCCATGCCCAAAACCAAACGAACCCCTGAAGCCAACTGGCTGATGGCCCTGCCGATGGTGAGCCTCACGGTGATCGTGCTGTTGCTGCCGGCGATCATGCAGCGCATTGATCCCGTGCCTGGCATCAATGCCTTTTCCCTGCCCGTGGCCGCAGCGGTGGTGGCCAGTGGCGTGCTGGGCGTGGTGCTGGGAACGCTCACTCCACTCGACAGCTTCTGGTCACGCTCCCGCCAGCCCGTGGTGCGTGTGGTGCAAGACCTGCTGGCCTACGACTTCTACACCCCTGAGATCTACCGGCGCACCGTGGTGAACCTGGTGGCCTCGATGGCCCGCTTCACCCGTTGGTTCGACATTCAGGTGATCAAAGGGGGCGTAGACGGCATTGGCCGCCTGTCGATGGCCACGGCCAATGGCCTGAAGCTCACCGTGAGCGGCCAACTGCAGAGCTATGTGCTCACGGTGATTGTGGCGGTGGTGGTGTTCATCGGCGCTTTGCAAGTGGTGCGCGGCGGAGTGTGA
- a CDS encoding BMC domain-containing protein gives MATPRSRATNTSASGKAAAAKPAATTTTPVTAIPAPASTPAATQAAAPASKAVTVTAQTVATTAVASKPAGTSRTAAAKPAATARRGGGSSASGGGNNRSSSSSSISPMASSVQGIALGMIETRGLVPAIEAADAMTKAAEVSLIAREFVGGGYVTVLVRGETGAVNAAVRAGADACERVGDGLVAAHIIARPHSEVEPVLSGTNNRRA, from the coding sequence ATGGCCACTCCCAGATCCCGAGCCACCAACACCTCGGCCTCCGGTAAGGCGGCAGCTGCCAAACCAGCTGCCACCACGACCACGCCGGTGACGGCCATCCCTGCACCGGCCTCCACACCGGCGGCTACCCAAGCCGCGGCCCCCGCCTCCAAGGCGGTGACCGTTACGGCGCAAACCGTGGCCACCACCGCCGTTGCCAGCAAGCCCGCCGGCACCAGCCGGACCGCAGCGGCCAAGCCCGCCGCCACCGCCCGCCGCGGCGGTGGCAGCAGCGCCAGCGGTGGCGGCAACAACCGTTCTTCCTCATCCAGCAGCATCTCCCCCATGGCCTCTTCCGTTCAGGGCATCGCCCTCGGCATGATCGAAACCCGCGGTCTGGTGCCGGCCATCGAGGCTGCTGACGCCATGACCAAGGCTGCCGAAGTGAGCCTGATCGCCCGTGAATTCGTGGGTGGTGGCTATGTGACCGTGCTCGTCCGCGGTGAAACCGGCGCCGTGAACGCTGCGGTGCGCGCCGGCGCCGATGCCTGCGAGCGCGTGGGCGACGGCCTGGTGGCTGCTCACATCATTGCCCGCCCCCACAGCGAAGTGGAGCCCGTCCTGTCCGGCACCAACAACCGCCGCGCCTGA
- a CDS encoding carboxysome peptide A translates to MLICKVVKPLVSTNRIADFQHKHLQVVLDGSTQKVAVDAVGAIPGDWVICVGSSAAREAAGSKSYPSDLTIVGIIDHWDPDAAKEMAAGKPANPAAPSGSGGAQ, encoded by the coding sequence ATGTTGATCTGCAAAGTGGTGAAGCCGCTGGTTTCCACCAACCGCATCGCTGATTTCCAGCACAAGCACCTGCAGGTGGTTCTCGATGGCAGCACCCAGAAGGTGGCTGTGGATGCGGTGGGTGCGATCCCTGGCGACTGGGTGATCTGTGTGGGCAGCTCCGCTGCACGCGAGGCCGCCGGCAGCAAGTCGTATCCCAGCGATCTCACGATCGTGGGGATCATCGACCACTGGGATCCGGATGCAGCCAAGGAGATGGCCGCCGGCAAGCCGGCCAACCCTGCCGCTCCCAGCGGCAGCGGGGGTGCCCAGTAA
- a CDS encoding ferritin-like domain-containing protein encodes MDAVHPRVLAYLGRALSLELTAVQQYMTQASLVGLWGDEASAERFREETVEEMQHAERIVQHMLQLGVAPAASQLQPVTHAPDLVGLLEQNADLEQQLVDHYDEASRFCRVINDEANGAFFQALLEDEQHHSRDLEAWLQQLGGRRRRGYARYGTRSNARRDPRARASF; translated from the coding sequence ATGGACGCCGTTCATCCGCGCGTCCTGGCCTATCTGGGCCGCGCTCTGAGCCTTGAGCTCACCGCCGTGCAGCAGTACATGACCCAGGCCTCCCTCGTGGGGCTCTGGGGTGATGAGGCCTCCGCCGAGCGCTTCCGCGAGGAAACGGTGGAGGAGATGCAGCACGCGGAACGGATCGTGCAACACATGCTGCAACTGGGGGTCGCACCGGCGGCCTCCCAGCTGCAGCCCGTCACCCACGCCCCTGATCTGGTGGGTCTGCTCGAGCAGAACGCTGATCTCGAACAGCAACTCGTGGATCACTACGACGAAGCCTCGCGCTTCTGCCGCGTGATCAACGATGAGGCCAACGGCGCCTTCTTCCAGGCCCTCCTGGAGGACGAGCAGCACCACAGCAGAGACCTGGAAGCCTGGCTGCAGCAGCTCGGTGGTCGCCGCCGCCGCGGCTACGCCCGTTATGGCACCCGCAGCAACGCTCGCCGCGATCCCCGCGCCCGAGCCAGCTTCTAA